In Garciella nitratireducens DSM 15102, one genomic interval encodes:
- a CDS encoding aspartate/glutamate racemase family protein — MIAVMAGTPIDTKMGLDILEKEGYQAKGYPISRTSEQQSNLQILYPENLQKIVIEKIQSIKQENIKNIFVYCNSLSGAVNMDKLSKEYDIHIITPLQIYKEVGRKYKRVAVLAANNQSTFAIERVITEKSSSTHVIGIGLLPLVTAIEEKKSPKEIIKSFALENVLKFFLQLDCQALILGCTHFPYFYHELKKISQIPIIDPSYEMIKRIKVD; from the coding sequence ATGATTGCAGTTATGGCGGGGACTCCTATAGATACAAAAATGGGATTGGATATTTTAGAAAAAGAAGGGTATCAGGCAAAGGGATATCCTATTTCTAGGACTTCTGAGCAACAATCTAATTTACAAATTTTATATCCTGAAAATTTACAGAAAATTGTGATAGAGAAGATTCAATCTATAAAACAAGAAAATATAAAAAATATCTTTGTGTATTGTAATTCTTTAAGTGGAGCTGTGAATATGGATAAATTGTCTAAAGAATATGACATTCATATAATCACGCCTTTACAGATTTATAAAGAAGTGGGAAGAAAATATAAAAGAGTAGCAGTATTAGCAGCAAATAATCAAAGCACTTTTGCTATTGAGAGAGTAATTACAGAAAAGAGTTCGAGTACACATGTTATTGGAATAGGTTTATTACCTTTAGTTACTGCTATTGAAGAAAAAAAATCTCCTAAGGAAATTATTAAAAGTTTTGCTTTAGAAAATGTACTAAAGTTTTTTTTGCAATTAGATTGTCAGGCACTTATTTTAGGCTGTACTCATTTTCCTTATTTTTATCATGAATTAAAAAAGATTTCTCAAATTCCTATTATAGATCCTTCTTATGAAATGATCAAAAGAATAAAAGTAGATTAA
- a CDS encoding Na+/H+ antiporter NhaC family protein produces the protein MEQKKNPLALLPLIVFLVLFLGVGIYYNVKGVEMAFYQLPAPIAAIAGIIIAFIIGKGSFNDKMSTFIKGVGDQDIITMCMIYLLAGGFSAVANAMGAVDSTVNFGLSMIPVQLILPGMFVIAAFIATAMGTSMGTIAAVVPIAIGVATKTKLPLAVAVAAVVGGAMFGDNLSMISDTTIAATRTQGVKMRDKFIMNFKIALPAAVFTIIIMLFTGTKGTVPTELEYNFVKIIPYLSILIFALLGLNVFIVLILGILLAGIIGFMDGSFTIMEFAGKIYEGFGSMQEIFILSLLIGGLAALIAKDGGIAYLLDRVNRFIKGKKGAELGIGILVSIADICTANNTVAIVISGPMAKDIAQQNDVDLRRSASILDIFSCVCQGIIPYGAQLLTAGAIAQISPMEIMPFLYYPYFLAIVTLLSIWFEFPRIKKKDNIDVDIV, from the coding sequence ATGGAGCAAAAAAAGAATCCACTTGCTTTGTTGCCATTAATAGTGTTTTTAGTATTATTTTTAGGAGTGGGAATTTATTACAATGTAAAAGGCGTCGAAATGGCTTTTTATCAATTACCTGCACCGATTGCTGCAATTGCTGGCATCATTATTGCTTTTATTATAGGAAAGGGAAGTTTTAATGATAAAATGAGTACCTTTATAAAAGGCGTAGGAGATCAAGATATTATTACCATGTGTATGATTTATTTGCTGGCAGGAGGGTTTTCTGCAGTAGCCAATGCAATGGGGGCAGTAGATTCTACTGTTAATTTTGGCCTTTCCATGATTCCTGTTCAGTTGATTTTACCGGGGATGTTTGTTATTGCAGCTTTTATTGCTACTGCTATGGGGACATCTATGGGAACGATTGCTGCAGTAGTACCTATTGCTATAGGAGTTGCTACAAAAACAAAATTACCACTTGCTGTAGCTGTAGCAGCAGTTGTTGGAGGAGCTATGTTTGGAGATAATTTGTCTATGATTTCAGATACTACTATTGCAGCAACGAGAACGCAAGGGGTAAAAATGAGAGATAAGTTTATTATGAATTTTAAGATTGCCTTACCAGCAGCAGTTTTCACCATTATAATTATGTTATTTACTGGAACTAAGGGAACTGTTCCTACAGAATTAGAATATAATTTTGTTAAAATTATTCCCTATTTATCTATATTAATTTTTGCATTATTGGGCTTGAATGTATTTATAGTATTAATACTAGGAATTTTGCTAGCTGGTATAATAGGGTTCATGGATGGAAGTTTTACAATTATGGAGTTTGCAGGAAAAATTTATGAAGGATTTGGATCTATGCAGGAAATTTTTATTCTATCTCTTTTAATTGGAGGATTAGCAGCTCTTATTGCTAAAGATGGAGGGATTGCTTATTTATTAGATAGGGTAAACCGATTTATAAAAGGGAAAAAAGGAGCAGAATTAGGCATTGGGATATTGGTTTCTATTGCAGATATTTGTACAGCGAATAATACAGTTGCGATTGTGATTTCTGGTCCAATGGCGAAGGATATTGCGCAGCAAAATGATGTGGATTTAAGAAGAAGTGCTAGTATATTGGATATCTTTTCCTGCGTATGTCAAGGGATAATTCCTTATGGAGCTCAATTATTAACTGCAGGTGCGATTGCACAAATTTCTCCTATGGAGATTATGCCTTTCTTATATTATCCTTATTTCTTGGCAATAGTAACCTTATTATCCATTTGGTTTGAATTTCCTAGGATAAAGAAAAAGGATAATATCGATGTTGATATAGTTTAA
- the megL gene encoding methionine gamma-lyase — protein MMSLKKFGFHTQALHAGQFHDKSTGAHATPIFQTSTFIFDNADQGAKRFAFEEEGYIYTRLGNPNTTELEEKIAALEGTEAAVATGSGMAAISTALLTLLKKGDHIIASDTLYGCTFGFITEMLPQYGIEVTLIDGVDLNQLKEAMKENTKVVYLETPANPTLKVIDIHAVSEIAHQYGAKVVVDNTFMTPYLQRPIELGADIVVHSATKYLGGHGDIIAGVIAGPKDLLFEMKIPYLKDLGGVLSPFDAWLLVRGIKTLGIRMERHCENAQKVAEYLEQHPLIERVYYPGLPSHPQYELAKKQMRGFGGMISFELKGGVREGRTLMDNVRLIGLAVSLGCVDSLIQHPASMTHSPVPREERLAAGITDGLVRLSVGIENVEDIISDLEQALKKVEEIYKK, from the coding sequence ATAATGAGTTTAAAAAAATTTGGATTTCATACACAAGCTTTACATGCAGGACAATTTCATGACAAGTCAACAGGGGCTCATGCAACACCAATTTTTCAAACATCTACCTTTATTTTTGATAATGCAGATCAAGGAGCTAAGAGATTTGCATTTGAAGAAGAAGGCTATATTTATACGCGTTTAGGCAATCCTAATACAACAGAGTTAGAGGAAAAAATAGCAGCATTAGAAGGAACTGAGGCAGCAGTAGCTACCGGTTCTGGTATGGCGGCTATTTCTACGGCATTATTGACTTTATTAAAAAAAGGAGATCATATTATTGCTTCTGATACTTTATATGGTTGTACTTTTGGTTTTATTACAGAAATGCTTCCCCAATATGGAATTGAAGTTACTCTGATTGATGGGGTAGATCTTAATCAACTTAAAGAGGCTATGAAGGAAAATACAAAGGTAGTCTATTTAGAAACTCCTGCAAATCCTACTTTAAAAGTTATTGACATTCATGCAGTATCTGAGATTGCTCATCAATATGGAGCAAAGGTAGTAGTGGACAATACTTTTATGACTCCTTATTTACAAAGGCCTATTGAATTAGGAGCAGATATAGTGGTGCATAGTGCTACAAAGTATTTAGGAGGACATGGAGATATTATTGCAGGGGTAATTGCTGGACCAAAAGATCTTTTATTTGAAATGAAAATTCCTTATTTAAAAGATTTAGGAGGCGTTTTGAGTCCTTTTGATGCATGGTTGTTGGTTAGGGGAATTAAGACGTTAGGAATTCGTATGGAACGCCATTGTGAAAATGCTCAAAAGGTAGCAGAGTATCTTGAACAACATCCTCTTATAGAAAGGGTATATTATCCAGGATTGCCTTCCCATCCTCAATATGAATTGGCAAAAAAACAAATGAGAGGTTTTGGCGGGATGATTTCTTTCGAATTAAAGGGAGGAGTAAGAGAGGGAAGAACTCTTATGGATAATGTAAGATTAATTGGTCTGGCTGTAAGTCTTGGCTGTGTAGATTCTCTGATTCAACATCCAGCTTCTATGACTCATTCTCCCGTACCTCGAGAGGAAAGGTTAGCGGCAGGAATTACCGATGGGTTAGTCAGACTATCCGTAGGAATTGAAAATGTAGAAGACATTATTTCTGATTTAGAGCAAGCACTAAAAAAAGTAGAAGAAATTTATAAAAAATAG
- a CDS encoding sigma 54-interacting transcriptional regulator yields the protein MKRVIRLSIKTKDRQGMTLDILRILNNFSVDLRSLEVKPGMIYAKMYDDLYIDLKRLKEKLLEQRDVLEIKEIELLPQEEKEKYMKTVLNATDEGIIAIDKYGKVTIVNQAVQKILKIKEGVGKPISEVIASDFPILDTIKTGKSYDHVEFALKNKNSSCQYMTSGRPIWDEEGKVIGAVATIKDMQSVMDLVYSFTNPSMTTFDEIIGESEKIKKVIEMAKIISKGDSTVMIRGESGTGKELFARSIHMASPRKDRPFVAVNCAALPDSLLESELFGYEEGAFTGAKKGGKQGLFKYADQGTIFLDEIGELSTHLQVKLLRVLQENKIRRVGGVDEIPIDVRVVTATNRNLEKLIEIGQFREDLYYRLNVIPITIPPLRERKEDIPILCEYYIQKLNRKLNKKVEKISSKAIEKLMEYHWPGNIRELVNIIERAINLCDGKIIEKKHIILQEQDHIFLMNTFKEKEKSLLLKEVVAEAEKKAIIKALREHKSIRKAAKALGVSHATVINKMKNYKITNG from the coding sequence ATGAAAAGGGTGATAAGGCTTTCTATAAAGACAAAAGATCGCCAAGGCATGACATTAGATATTTTAAGAATTTTAAATAATTTTAGTGTGGATTTAAGATCTTTAGAAGTAAAACCAGGTATGATTTATGCAAAAATGTATGATGATTTGTATATCGACTTAAAGAGATTAAAAGAAAAATTATTAGAACAAAGAGATGTATTAGAGATTAAGGAAATAGAATTACTACCTCAAGAAGAGAAAGAAAAATATATGAAGACTGTATTGAACGCAACTGATGAAGGGATTATTGCTATTGATAAATATGGAAAAGTAACGATAGTAAATCAAGCTGTACAAAAGATTTTAAAGATAAAAGAAGGAGTAGGAAAACCTATATCTGAGGTGATTGCTTCTGATTTTCCTATTTTGGATACCATTAAAACAGGTAAAAGTTATGATCATGTAGAGTTTGCACTTAAGAATAAGAATTCTTCTTGTCAATACATGACTTCTGGACGGCCTATATGGGATGAAGAGGGAAAAGTTATTGGAGCGGTTGCCACTATTAAAGATATGCAAAGTGTAATGGACTTAGTGTATTCTTTTACCAATCCTTCTATGACTACTTTTGATGAGATCATTGGAGAAAGCGAAAAAATTAAAAAAGTGATTGAAATGGCAAAAATTATATCCAAAGGAGATTCCACGGTAATGATTCGAGGAGAAAGCGGCACAGGGAAGGAACTCTTTGCTAGATCTATTCATATGGCTAGTCCTAGAAAGGATAGACCTTTTGTAGCCGTAAATTGTGCAGCTCTACCGGATAGCCTTTTAGAAAGCGAACTTTTTGGTTATGAAGAGGGAGCTTTTACAGGAGCTAAAAAGGGAGGGAAACAAGGACTTTTTAAATATGCCGATCAAGGAACTATTTTTTTGGATGAAATTGGGGAATTATCTACTCACCTTCAAGTAAAATTATTAAGGGTTTTACAGGAAAATAAAATAAGGAGAGTAGGGGGAGTAGATGAAATTCCTATTGATGTGAGAGTAGTAACAGCGACCAATAGAAATCTCGAAAAACTTATAGAAATAGGACAATTTCGCGAAGATCTTTACTATCGATTAAATGTTATTCCTATTACCATTCCTCCTCTTAGAGAAAGGAAGGAGGACATTCCTATTTTATGTGAGTATTATATTCAAAAGTTAAATAGAAAATTAAATAAAAAAGTAGAAAAAATAAGCAGTAAGGCTATAGAAAAATTAATGGAATATCATTGGCCAGGAAATATTCGTGAACTAGTAAATATTATTGAACGTGCTATTAATTTGTGTGATGGAAAGATTATTGAAAAAAAGCATATTATTTTACAAGAGCAAGATCATATTTTTTTAATGAATACTTTTAAAGAGAAAGAAAAATCTTTGCTTTTAAAAGAGGTTGTAGCAGAGGCAGAGAAAAAGGCTATAATAAAAGCTTTGAGAGAGCACAAGAGCATTCGTAAGGCAGCAAAAGCTTTGGGAGTGAGTCATGCTACAGTAATTAATAAAATGAAGAATTATAAAATAACCAATGGTTAG
- a CDS encoding hydroxymyristoyl-ACP dehydratase, with protein MTIINCTANCIHQNNGKCSFDHVDTATCTSDQDCAFFQEKGKKENLSFSSKKS; from the coding sequence TTGACCATCATAAATTGTACCGCAAATTGTATCCATCAAAATAATGGAAAATGTTCTTTTGATCATGTAGATACAGCTACTTGTACCAGCGATCAAGATTGTGCTTTCTTCCAAGAAAAAGGGAAAAAAGAGAATCTTTCCTTTTCTTCAAAAAAATCTTAA
- a CDS encoding ABC transporter ATP-binding protein, whose translation MKPYHKLLEIKNLKKHFEVGKDQVLKAVDGITLDIYKGETLGLVGESGCGKSTAGRTIIRLYEATDGEVIFNRKNIYDMGKKELRNFTKQAQMIFQDPYASLNPRMTVGDIIGEGIDIHGLYKGKERTERIYELLETVGLNKEHASRFAHEFSGGQRQRVGIARALAVEPQFIVCDEPISALDVSIQAQVVNLLIRLQEEKELTYLFIAHDLSMVKYISDRIAVMYLGHIVELTSSEELYKNPLHPYTEALLSAIPIPDPEIERKRERIILEGDVPSQINPPKGCKFAGRCRNTKEICKEVAPKFIEVESNHFVACHLINQ comes from the coding sequence ATGAAACCGTATCATAAATTATTAGAAATTAAAAACTTAAAGAAGCATTTTGAAGTAGGAAAAGATCAAGTATTAAAAGCTGTAGATGGAATTACTTTGGATATTTATAAAGGAGAAACTTTAGGATTAGTTGGAGAATCTGGATGTGGAAAATCTACAGCGGGAAGAACGATTATTCGGCTTTATGAGGCAACCGATGGTGAAGTTATTTTTAATAGAAAAAATATTTATGATATGGGAAAAAAAGAACTGAGAAATTTTACTAAACAAGCTCAAATGATTTTTCAAGATCCTTATGCATCTTTAAATCCTCGTATGACTGTTGGAGATATTATTGGCGAGGGCATTGATATTCATGGATTATATAAAGGAAAAGAGAGGACAGAAAGAATTTATGAACTTTTGGAGACAGTAGGATTAAATAAAGAACATGCTAGTCGTTTTGCCCATGAGTTTAGTGGGGGACAAAGGCAAAGAGTTGGAATCGCGAGAGCACTAGCTGTTGAACCACAATTTATTGTTTGTGATGAGCCTATATCTGCCTTAGATGTTTCTATTCAGGCACAGGTTGTAAATTTACTAATACGACTTCAAGAGGAAAAAGAACTTACCTATTTATTTATTGCCCATGATTTAAGTATGGTAAAGTATATCTCTGATCGTATTGCTGTAATGTATTTGGGACATATTGTAGAATTAACTAGTAGTGAAGAATTATATAAAAATCCCCTTCATCCTTATACTGAAGCGTTACTTTCAGCAATTCCCATTCCAGATCCTGAGATAGAAAGAAAAAGAGAGAGAATTATATTGGAGGGAGATGTACCTAGTCAAATTAATCCTCCAAAAGGTTGTAAGTTTGCGGGAAGATGTAGGAATACAAAGGAAATTTGTAAGGAAGTAGCACCAAAATTTATAGAAGTAGAATCTAATCATTTTGTTGCTTGTCATTTGATAAATCAATAA
- a CDS encoding ABC transporter ATP-binding protein gives MEKKKVLEVKNLKVSFDTYAGEVQAVRGVSFYVNKGEAIAIVGESGCGKSVTAQSIMRLIPMPPGRIKEGEILFKGRDLTKISNKQMESIRGSEIAMIFQDPMTSLNPTMMIGNQIAEGLRKHQDLSKKESLKRAIEMLRLVGIPNPEKRVYQYPHEFSGGMRQRAMIGIALACNPTLLIADEPTTALDVTIQAQILELMQDLQKRLNTSIILITHDLGVVANVVQRVMVMYAGMVIESGLLEDIFYDAKHPYTWGLMRSVPRLDLEKKEELKPIEGSPPDLFAPPIGCPFASRCEYAMKVCKNYMPEYTKVNESHVVACWLEHPLAPKVESPVKKGGIYHETVS, from the coding sequence ATGGAAAAGAAAAAAGTTTTGGAAGTAAAAAATTTAAAAGTATCCTTTGATACCTATGCAGGAGAGGTGCAAGCAGTTCGAGGAGTATCTTTTTATGTAAATAAAGGAGAAGCGATAGCAATTGTAGGAGAATCTGGATGTGGAAAGAGTGTTACTGCACAATCTATCATGAGATTAATTCCCATGCCTCCTGGAAGGATAAAAGAAGGAGAAATTTTATTTAAAGGACGAGACTTAACAAAGATTTCTAATAAACAAATGGAATCTATTCGAGGTTCTGAAATTGCAATGATTTTTCAAGACCCTATGACCTCTCTTAATCCTACTATGATGATAGGAAATCAAATAGCAGAAGGATTGAGAAAACATCAAGATCTTTCGAAAAAAGAATCCCTAAAAAGAGCAATTGAAATGCTTCGTCTTGTAGGAATTCCAAATCCAGAAAAAAGAGTTTATCAATATCCTCATGAGTTTAGTGGTGGTATGAGACAAAGAGCTATGATTGGCATTGCCTTAGCTTGTAATCCTACTCTTTTAATTGCTGATGAGCCTACTACTGCTTTAGATGTTACAATTCAAGCACAAATATTAGAATTAATGCAAGATCTTCAAAAAAGATTGAATACTTCTATTATATTAATTACTCATGATTTGGGAGTGGTAGCAAATGTAGTACAAAGAGTAATGGTAATGTATGCAGGTATGGTGATAGAAAGTGGATTATTAGAGGATATATTTTATGATGCAAAGCATCCGTACACTTGGGGATTAATGAGATCTGTTCCAAGATTGGATTTAGAGAAAAAGGAAGAATTAAAACCAATAGAAGGAAGTCCTCCTGATTTATTTGCTCCACCTATTGGTTGTCCTTTTGCTTCTCGATGTGAGTATGCAATGAAAGTATGTAAGAATTATATGCCGGAGTATACCAAAGTAAATGAAAGTCATGTAGTAGCTTGCTGGTTGGAACATCCTTTGGCACCAAAAGTAGAAAGCCCTGTTAAGAAGGGAGGAATCTATCATGAAACCGTATCATAA
- a CDS encoding ABC transporter permease, translated as MNSTLTEQDFERVGKNLEESQAIVRPSLTYWQDAWRRLKKNKLAMISLVILIGIVFMCIFGPYMVPYKYYEQNYTKTNLSPGQEGHIFGTDSLGRDLFSRVWYGGRVSIFIGVVVALIALVVGVVYGGIAGYMGGKVDNIMMRIVDVLLTIPGMLLNILLLIVLEPGIVTLIIAFGLTGWLSMARLVRGQILQLKEQEFVLAARALGADTKRIIFKHLIPNILGPIIVEMTLTIPSAIFSEAFLSYIGLGIRPPGASWGVLANEGTKVLRFYPYELIIPAIFISLTILAFNLFGDGLRDALDPKLRD; from the coding sequence ATGAATTCTACATTGACGGAACAGGATTTTGAAAGGGTAGGAAAAAATTTAGAGGAAAGTCAAGCAATTGTAAGGCCAAGTTTAACTTATTGGCAAGATGCTTGGAGAAGATTAAAGAAAAACAAATTGGCAATGATATCTTTGGTTATATTAATTGGCATTGTTTTTATGTGTATTTTTGGCCCTTATATGGTTCCTTATAAATATTATGAACAGAATTATACAAAAACAAATTTATCACCAGGACAAGAAGGGCATATTTTTGGAACAGATTCCTTAGGTCGGGATTTATTTTCTAGAGTTTGGTATGGAGGAAGAGTTTCTATTTTTATTGGTGTTGTAGTAGCATTGATTGCTTTAGTAGTAGGGGTTGTCTATGGAGGTATTGCTGGTTATATGGGTGGAAAAGTAGATAATATTATGATGAGAATTGTGGATGTTCTTTTAACTATACCTGGAATGCTTTTAAATATTCTTTTATTAATTGTTTTAGAACCAGGAATTGTTACTCTTATTATTGCTTTTGGATTAACGGGATGGTTAAGTATGGCTCGTTTGGTAAGAGGACAAATTCTTCAATTAAAGGAACAGGAATTTGTATTGGCAGCTCGTGCTCTTGGAGCAGATACAAAAAGAATTATTTTTAAACATCTAATTCCTAATATTTTAGGTCCAATTATTGTAGAGATGACTCTTACTATTCCCTCTGCTATTTTTAGTGAGGCATTTCTTAGTTATATTGGTTTAGGAATTAGGCCACCAGGAGCTAGTTGGGGGGTTTTAGCAAATGAAGGAACGAAAGTATTACGATTTTATCCTTATGAGTTGATTATTCCTGCTATTTTTATTAGTTTAACCATACTTGCATTTAATCTATTTGGAGATGGATTAAGGGATGCCTTAGATCCAAAATTAAGAGACTAG
- a CDS encoding ABC transporter permease, with amino-acid sequence MAKYILKRIGISLVTIWILATITFFLMHAVPGDPFSDQKRLPPEVIENLNAYYGLDKSLVAQYFTYMGNLVRGDLGYSMEQQSRTVNSIIAESFPYSAHLGIQSLIFGITIGLTLGILAALHHNKSVDYVTMVIAVLGVSVPNFIIGALLQYFFGVKWQVFPVAQWKGFIYTVLPTIALGSRILASQARMIRATTLEVLQQDYIKTAKAKGLGKGAIVWKHTIRNAILPIITSLGPLIATILTGTFVIENIFAIPGLGKYFVLGVQNLDYPVILGTTIFYGSFLVFLNLLIDIAYGLIDPRIKVTQ; translated from the coding sequence ATGGCGAAATATATTTTAAAAAGAATTGGGATTTCTTTGGTGACCATTTGGATATTAGCTACCATTACTTTCTTTTTAATGCACGCTGTTCCAGGAGATCCCTTTAGTGACCAAAAAAGATTACCACCAGAGGTAATAGAGAACTTAAATGCTTATTATGGATTAGATAAATCTTTAGTTGCTCAATATTTTACGTATATGGGGAATTTAGTTCGAGGAGATTTAGGATATTCTATGGAACAGCAAAGTCGTACTGTAAATAGTATTATTGCAGAATCTTTTCCTTATTCTGCTCATTTAGGAATTCAATCTTTAATTTTTGGGATTACCATAGGATTAACACTAGGAATATTAGCAGCTCTTCATCATAATAAAAGTGTGGACTATGTCACTATGGTAATAGCAGTATTAGGGGTATCGGTTCCAAATTTTATTATAGGAGCATTGTTACAGTATTTCTTTGGAGTAAAATGGCAAGTTTTCCCAGTTGCTCAATGGAAAGGATTTATTTATACTGTTTTACCCACTATTGCTTTAGGTTCTAGAATTCTTGCTTCCCAAGCTAGGATGATTCGAGCTACCACTTTAGAAGTTCTACAACAGGATTATATTAAAACAGCAAAGGCTAAAGGATTAGGAAAAGGGGCTATTGTTTGGAAACATACGATTAGGAATGCTATTTTACCAATTATTACTTCTTTAGGACCTCTCATTGCTACGATATTAACAGGAACTTTTGTAATAGAAAATATCTTTGCCATTCCTGGATTAGGAAAATATTTTGTATTAGGAGTACAAAACTTAGATTATCCGGTTATTCTGGGAACCACCATATTTTATGGATCTTTTTTAGTATTTTTAAATCTATTGATTGATATTGCTTATGGATTGATCGATCCAAGAATTAAAGTGACGCAATAG
- a CDS encoding peptide ABC transporter substrate-binding protein, which yields MKKKLFAFIIVLMMIVPFLFTGCYSNETAEEGGKSSGGGEKILKFAQTAEPPSLDPGRTTDAISLQLDQALFEGLYRYHNGEYIEGIAKGEPEVSEDGLTWTFHLRDAKWSDGEPVKAQDFEYAWKRLADPSTGSQYSFLVTDYVQGAQEFFEGKGNADNVAIKALDDKTLEVKLVSPTPHFKQIVTFGVFAPVRKDYIEEYGKDYASNPDKMVYNGPWKLVKWNHDAELEFEPNENYWNRKAVKLDKVITPIVTENSTEVNMYETGQLHMANLSGEFAVQYEKEGKAKYYPDGATSYIQLNRETYPAFQNQNIRRAFALAIDRENYIQTVFKLPYQPATNFINPVLMGNKKPFREEYPGNYFPVTDPNEAKKLLQEGMKELGIDKLPKLELLIDDTEASRASGEFLQENLRNILGVEVVITPVPFATRLDRSKKGDFEAVVSLWAPDYDDPMTFMDMFLSDGPFNEVKYTNPKYDACIKEAQKSNDNEKRMQLMAKAEKILMEDMPIIPLYHRTKAYAINEEVKGLTRTAFSPDIDWMFADMETAK from the coding sequence GTGAAAAAAAAATTATTCGCCTTTATCATTGTTTTAATGATGATAGTACCATTTTTGTTTACAGGATGCTATAGTAATGAAACAGCTGAGGAAGGAGGAAAAAGCTCAGGAGGAGGAGAAAAGATTTTAAAGTTTGCTCAAACTGCAGAACCTCCTTCGTTGGATCCAGGAAGGACTACCGATGCAATTTCTTTACAATTAGATCAAGCACTGTTTGAAGGACTCTATCGATATCATAATGGAGAATATATAGAAGGAATAGCAAAAGGAGAACCAGAAGTAAGTGAAGATGGTTTAACGTGGACTTTTCATTTAAGGGATGCAAAATGGAGTGATGGAGAACCTGTGAAAGCCCAGGATTTTGAATATGCATGGAAGAGACTTGCAGATCCTAGTACGGGGTCTCAGTACTCTTTTTTAGTAACAGATTATGTACAGGGAGCTCAAGAGTTTTTTGAAGGAAAAGGGAATGCTGATAACGTAGCAATTAAAGCTTTAGATGATAAGACTTTAGAGGTGAAATTAGTATCACCTACTCCTCATTTTAAACAAATTGTTACTTTTGGAGTATTTGCTCCTGTAAGAAAAGATTATATAGAAGAATATGGAAAAGATTATGCATCTAATCCTGATAAAATGGTATATAATGGTCCTTGGAAACTTGTAAAATGGAATCATGATGCAGAGTTAGAATTTGAACCTAATGAAAACTATTGGAATCGAAAAGCTGTAAAATTAGATAAGGTTATTACACCTATAGTTACTGAAAATTCCACAGAAGTTAATATGTATGAAACAGGACAACTACATATGGCAAATTTAAGTGGAGAATTTGCAGTGCAATATGAGAAAGAAGGAAAAGCAAAATACTATCCTGATGGAGCTACTTCCTACATTCAATTAAATAGGGAAACTTATCCAGCATTTCAAAATCAAAACATTAGACGGGCTTTTGCATTGGCGATTGATAGAGAAAACTATATTCAGACAGTATTTAAACTTCCTTATCAACCAGCCACTAATTTTATAAACCCAGTATTGATGGGGAATAAAAAACCATTTAGGGAGGAGTATCCTGGAAATTATTTTCCTGTAACGGACCCTAATGAAGCAAAAAAACTTTTACAAGAAGGAATGAAAGAATTGGGAATTGATAAACTACCAAAGTTAGAGCTTCTTATTGATGATACCGAAGCTTCTAGAGCATCTGGGGAGTTTTTACAGGAAAATTTAAGAAATATATTAGGAGTTGAAGTAGTAATTACTCCTGTTCCATTTGCTACAAGATTAGATCGTAGTAAAAAAGGAGATTTTGAAGCAGTAGTATCTCTATGGGCGCCAGATTATGATGATCCTATGACTTTTATGGATATGTTTTTATCAGATGGACCCTTTAATGAAGTGAAATATACTAATCCAAAGTATGATGCTTGTATTAAAGAAGCACAAAAGTCTAACGATAATGAAAAACGTATGCAATTAATGGCAAAAGCAGAGAAAATTTTAATGGAAGATATGCCTATTATACCTCTTTATCATAGAACAAAGGCATATGCTATCAATGAAGAAGTAAAGGGATTAACAAGAACTGCTTTTAGTCCTGACATAGACTGGATGTTTGCAGATATGGAAACCGCAAAATAA